In Aspergillus fumigatus Af293 chromosome 4, whole genome shotgun sequence, one genomic interval encodes:
- a CDS encoding CAAX farnesyltransferase subunit beta RAM1 — MPVIAATGKHRRKVLFSSTSQGLSVTAGKPKGRKFSANLQVNSRSPAVTSSHNHSSSSQSGKMGESQVHPGIPALFREPPLIHDLLSTETTELQSETVNKCLPLLKGIHNSQKGPFNKYGIPALQRKDHLEYLYDSLEDYPASFVALDASRPWMVYWALAGLCLLGEDVTRFRERVISTFTAAQNSTGGIGGGHGQMSHVASSYAAVLSIAMVGGEEAFKLIDRKAMWKWLGKLKQPDGGFTVCEGGEEDVRGAYCAMVVHALLDLPLALPPEAEARQNGLETFTDGLPEYLSRCQTYEGGISGSPGSEAHGAYAFCALACLCLLGRPEVVVPRYMNIATLLPWLSARQYAPEGGFSGRTNKLVDGCYSHWVGNCWPLVQAALDGTQPLAGPKRSSVGNLYSREGLTRYILSCCQCKLGGLRDKPGKHPDSYHTCYALTGLSTVQYYHYCTDSSVSSKDDFSSAFSWKHDPNFASDGQGSDIGVFTENDRLVPFHPIFVIPHKSAEDIRVWFENQSFDL; from the exons ATGCCTGTTATCGCAGCGACTGGGAAACACCGTCGCAAAGTCCTTTTCTCTTCGACCAGTCAAGGACTATCCGTGACCGCAGGAAAACCAAAAGGCCGAAAGTTCAGCGCCAACCTGCAGGTCAATAGCCGCTCCCCAGCGGTCACCAGTTCCCACAACCATTCATCGTCCTCCCAGAGTGGAAAGATGGGGGAAAGCCAAGTCCATCCCGGAATTCCAGCGCTCTTTAGGGAGCCGCCTCTGATCCACGACTTGCTCTCCACAGAGACCACTGAGCTGCAGAGCGAAACAGTCAACAAATGCCTGCCATTGCTGAAGGGAATTCACAACAGTCAAAAAGGTCCCTTTAACAAGTATGGGATCCCCGCTCTTCAACGCAAAGACCACCTTGAGTATCTTTACGACTCACTGGAGGACTATCCAGCCTCCTTTGTCGCGCTCGATGCTAGTCGCCCTTGGATGGTTTACTGGGCCTTGGCAGGGCTATGCCTTCTAGGAGAAGATGTGACTCGATTTCGCGAACG CGTCATCTCCACATTCACTGCTGCACAGAACTCCACTGGTGGGATTGGAGGGGGGCATGGCCAGATGTCGCATGTTGCATCTAGCTATGCTGCGGTGCTGTCTATCGCGATGGTTGGTGGTGAAGAGGCATTCAAACTGATCGATCGAAAAGCAAT GTGGAAATGGCTCGGAAAATTGAAGCAGCCTGATGGCGGCTTTACCGTCTGTGAGGGTGGGGAAGAGGACGTGCG AGGCGCCTACTGCGCGATGGTAGTCCATGCTCTCCTCGATTTGCCACTAGCATTGCCCCCGGAAGCCGAAGCTCGGCAGAACGGGTTAGAGACATTCACGGATGGCCTTCCTGAATATCTTTCGCGAT GTCAGACCTATGAAGGTGGTATCTCCGGGAGTCCGGGCTCCGAGGCGCATGGCGCTTATGCCTTTTGTGCTTTGGCCTGTCTTTGTCTCCTTGGTCGGCCTGAAGTGGTTGTGCCAAG ATATATGAATATTGCAACACTCCTTCCCTGGCTCTCGGCTCGACAATATGCACCCGAGGGAGGTTTCTCCGGCAGAACCAATAAATTGGTGGACGGGTGTTACAGCCACTGGGTTGGAAATTGCTGGCCCCTCGTCCAGGCTGCGCTAGATGGCACTCAGCCATTGGCAGGCCCTAAGCGATCTTCCGTCGGCAATCTTTACAGTCGAGAGGGATTGACGAGATATATCCTTTCTTGTTGCCAGTGCAAGCTTGGCGGCCTTCGAGACAAACCGGGAAA ACACCCGGATTCATACCATACGTGTTATGCCCTCACCGGGCTCAGCACGGTCCAATATTACCATTACTGTACTGACTCAAGTGTGAGCTCGAAGGATGACTTCAGCTCTGCATTCTCTTGGAAGCATGACCCTAACTTCGCCTCGGATGGTCAAGGATCCGACATTGGCGTATTCACTGAGAATGACCGACTCGTTCCTTTCCATCCTATTTTTGTCATTCCACACAAGTCAGCCGAAGATATACGTGTCTGGTTCGAAAATCAATCTTTCGACCTGTAG
- a CDS encoding Zn(II)2Cys6 transcription factor domain-containing protein, translated as MSNVDITNDGFIGLDYDSRSYIQAQSWPVAVDHQSSQRTEGSRDISSGHAYEQSVAQDPNLMVDWHFQQLQPHLQYTQEDHSSAQQYTTSSYGMPIHSSPVDVMAPPQGQMSSGLLESSYMPLPAPVDMVPFGYQDLQTELMSFPDGLPDLSSYAAPRNLIGSSSPTDTYLEVRSLSSSDNGWSAIEPRHSHEFMFPDQGIFINPTQTLHDRSLSESSYSTSYGSFVDISNPINSPTSDLNFESAFSMPRRVSYDHTSHGSRSPTAVSPVAIVRPIPVPSKKSTSPTRSAGSQASSSSPPSRKPSRKSPIAAKTAETKIRKQSQAGKPEGEKRVGKRKGPLKPDQRKQASEIRKLRACLRCKFLKKTCDKGEPCAGCQPSHARLWQVPCTRIDIKEIGYFMKDWKADYERHITLGFSVGNIKGFSEHERTLFITHGYGQILPINAREVYVRDDQCFSVDWVESMHREPTQYEVETAKLSAGMEGISHAMLSDYLDRHIDGNGTFEKFVDDYFEGTPFLTQMLKTAFRYYFRTKLPVIRKALKLIIAYNLTLHVTMVEGIGEEDGFLGKIEDPSSKFKGKIMAPVMINFQVKCAMANMWRELQKDVLEELSSLYSSVYSGEKLKNWPTIFILACILLAVWEEMQFDCHYRTPDPAAVEKFCNDMENIPVGVIVGLFQAISQKLPAFTDWETQKHHHLLFSNPDVCNTMTEVREHVRQYESYLRSRSNSKFDRNDFDCLSNKFISRLVVRAN; from the exons ATGTCCAATGTTGATATAACCAACGATGGCTTCATCGGGCTTGACTACGACTCGAGGAGTTACATCCAGGCTCAGTCATGGCCTGTGGCGGTGGACCATCAGAGCTCCCAGCGAACAGAGGGATCGCGAGACATCTCTAGCGGTCACGCATATGAACAGTCGGTAGCTCAGGATCCCAACCTGATGGTCGACTGGCACTTCCAACAGCTGCAACCCCACCTTCAGTACACTCAGGAGGATCATTCGTCGGCTCAGCAATATACAACTTCAAGCTATGGAATGCCCATCCATTCGTCTCCTGTGGATGTCATGGCTCCGCCCCAGGGCCAGATGAGCTCCGGTCTTTTGGAAAGTTCTTATATGCCACTACCTGCGCCAGTCGACATGGTACCATTTGGCTACCAGGATCTCCAAACTGAGCTGATGTCTTTCCCGGACGGCCTGCCAGATTTGTCATCCTACGCTGCACCACGTAACTTGATTGGCAGCAGTTCCCCCACGGACACTTACTTGGAAGTACGGTCATTGTCGAGTAGCGATAACGGCTGGAGCGCCATCGAGCCCCGTCACTCTCACGAATTTATGTTCCCCGATCAGGGCATCTTTATCAATCCCACGCAAACGTTGCACGACCGGAGCCTTTCTGAATCATCCTACTCAACTTCCTATGGCAGTTTCGTTGATATCTCCAATCCAATCAACTCGCCCACCTCTGATCTTAACTTCGAGTCTGCCTTCAGCATGCCGAGACGGGTCTCTTACGATCACACTTCCCACGGCTCCCGATCCCCTACCGCAGTCAGCCCCGTAGCAATTGTGCGACCTATTCCTGTTCCCTCCAAGAAGTCCACTTCGCCCACCAGGTCTGCTGGATCACAGgcgtcatcttcatcgccgcccAGTAGAAAACCCTCGCGCAAAAGCCCAATCGCTGCGAAGACTGCGGAGACAAAGATCCGCAAGCAATCGCAAGCTGGAAAGCCGGAAGGCGAAAAACGTGTTGGCAAGCGAAAGGGCCCGCTCAAGCCGGATCAGAGAAAGCAAGCCAGTGAAATTCGCAAGTTGAGGGCATGCCTGCGTTGCAAGTTCTTGAAAAAGACT TGTGATAAAGGCGAGCCCTGTGCCGGTTGTCAACCCTCGCATGCTAGATTATGGCAAGTACCTTGTACAAGAATTGACATCAAGGAAATCGGGTACTTCATGAAAGATTGGAAAGCGGACTACGAGCGTCATATTACTCTCGGATTTTCCGTCGGAAACATCAAGGGTTTCTCGGAGCACGAGAGGACCTTGTTCATCACCCATGGTTATGGTCAGATTCTTCCCATTAACGCCCGGGAGGTTTACGTCCGGGATGATCAATGCTTCAGTGTCGACTGGGTCGAATCGATGCACCGAGAACCCACCCAGTACGAGGTCGAGACAGCCAAACTGTCTGCTGGTATGGAGGGTATCTCACATGCAATGTTGTCTGATTATCTCGACCGCCACATTGATGGCAATGGTACTTTTGAGAAGTTTGTGGACGACTACTTCGAGGGCACACCATTCCTCACGCAGATGCTCAAGACTGCCTTCCGGTATTACTTCCGCACCAAGCTACCTGTGATCCGTAAAGCGTTGAAACTCATCATTGCCTACAACCTGACTCTCCATGTCACAATGGTGGAGGGTataggtgaagaagatggctttCTTGGCAAGATTGAGGACCCGTCATCGAAGTTTAAAGGCAAGATCATGGCGCCTGTCATGATCAATTTCCAGGTCAAGTGCGCCATGGCCAATATGTGGCGCGAGCTGCAGAAGGATGTCCTCGAAGAGCTGTCGAGTCTCTATTCCAGCGTGTATAGTGGAGAGAAACTGAAGAATTGGCCTACAATTTTCATTTTAGCCTGCATCCTATTGGCAGTGTGGGAAGAAATGCAGTTCGACTGCCATTACCGCACACCG gatcctgctgctgtggagAAGTTCTGCAATGACATGGAGAATATCCCTGTCGGAGTCATCGTTGGTTTGTTCCAGGCAATTTCGCAGAAACTCCCCGCTTTCACCGATTGGGAAACACAAAAGCACCACCACTTGCTGTTTTCGAATCCAGATGTTTGCAACACCATGACCGAGGTTCGCGAGCATGTAAGGCAATATG AGAGCTATCTGAGAAGCCGCTCGAATTCGAAATTCGATCGCAATGACTTTGATTGCTTGTCGAACAAATTCATTTCAAGACTTGTGGTCCGCGCAAATTAA